The proteins below are encoded in one region of Streptomyces ficellus:
- a CDS encoding F0F1 ATP synthase subunit epsilon: MAAELHVELVAADRSVWSGGATLVIARTTSGDIGVMPGHQPLLGVLESGPVTIRTSEGGTVVAAVHGGFITFADDKLSLLAEIAELADEIDPQRAERALERAKAESDAAAERRADVRLRAVAVR; the protein is encoded by the coding sequence TTGGCTGCTGAGCTGCACGTCGAGCTGGTCGCCGCGGACCGGAGTGTCTGGTCCGGCGGGGCCACCCTGGTCATCGCGCGCACCACGTCCGGCGACATCGGCGTCATGCCCGGCCACCAGCCGCTGCTGGGTGTGCTGGAGTCGGGCCCGGTGACCATCCGTACGAGTGAGGGCGGGACCGTCGTCGCCGCCGTGCACGGCGGTTTCATCACGTTCGCGGACGACAAGCTGTCGCTGCTCGCCGAGATCGCCGAGCTGGCGGACGAGATCGACCCCCAGCGCGCCGAGCGTGCGCTGGAGCGCGCCAAGGCCGAGTCGGACGCCGCCGCCGAGCGGCGCGCCGATGTCCGGCTGCGCGCGGTGGCGGTGCGATAG